In Mycolicibacterium aubagnense, the DNA window GTAGTAGCCGTTGACCGTCTCGGCCAGAGCGTTATCGAAACTGTCGCCTACGGTGCCGATCGAGGGCGCTGCTCCGATTTCAGCGAGCCGTTCACCGTAGCGAATCGAGGTGAATTGCGACCCGGCATCGGAGTGGCATACCAAGTCCGGCAACATATTTCCGCGTGACCACCGGGCCATCTCCAGTGCGTCGAGCACCATCGAGGTCCGCATATGCCCGGCTACCCGCCAGCCCACGATCCTCCGCGAGTACGCATCGACGATGAAGCACACATATGCGACCCCGGCCCAGGTGGGCACGAACGTCAGATCCGTCACCCAGAGCTGGTTCGGCGCGGTCGCGGTGAACTTGCGCTTGACCAGATCCGGGTGTCGCGCCGCCGGCGGGTCGGGTTTGGTGGTGCGGACCCGTTTGCCGCGCCGCGCTCCGCAGATCCCGGCCGCTCGCATCAGCCGGGTGACCTGGTCGCGGCCGACATCGTGACCGTCCCTGCGGGCTGCTTTCCACAGCTTGGGGGCGCCGTAGACGCAGTAGTTATCTGTCCAGAGCTGGCGCAGCGCCGGCCCCAGCACGGCATCACGCTGAGCACGTGCCGACGGAGGCCGGGCTTTGGCGTCGTAGTAAGTGCTCGGGGCCACCGTCACGCGTGCGGTACGCAAGACAATGATGATGGGCTCGACCCCGAAATCCCCACGATTGGCGTCGATGAAGGCGACTATTTCTTGTGTTGGCGGTCGAGCTCCGCCCCGAAGAAACTTGCCGCTCGTTTCAGAATTTCGTTGGCACGCTTGAGTTCTCGGATCTCCTGCTCAAGCTCTTTGACTTTCTGCGACTCGGCCGTTGTTACTCCGGGTTCGTAGCCATCGTCGATGTCGGCCTGGCGCACCCAGGAACGCACCGACTCGACCCCGTAGCCGAGCTGGTGAGCGACCCGCGAAACGGTGCCCTGCTCGGTGCCGAGTTCGGCGCGCAACGCACGGACCATACGCACCGCTGCAGCCTTCTCATCCGGGCTGTAGCGGCGACTGGTCGGCTTCTTTCCCGATGACGATTCCGTGGGCATACCTGCATCCTCGTTTCCAAGGTCAGGAGCCTCCGGGATTTCCAGGGCGTTTCACACCCGCGAACTATCGACCGATGAGTTGGACGAGATTCGTCGTCACGTCATGGCCTACGTGGACAAGCTCCTACCCGATCGCGACAAGCGGCTTAACACCGCTGAGCGCACGGTGTCCAGACTGATCGATGAACGCGATGCGGTTCTACGCGCCCACTACGCGGGAGCCGTGCCACTTGACCAGCTCAAAACGGAACAGGAGCGGATCGCCGCTGAGCTGGCCACAGCCCAACGCCAACTTGATGAGCGACGGCTCGATCGGCAGCAGCTGGAAAAGGCCCTCAGCGCGGCGCTGGACCTCGTTACGAACGCTCAGGCCGCCTACGCCGCCAGCGGCCCTCAAGCACGCCGTGCCATGAATCAGGCAGTCTTCGCTCGCATCTTCATCGCCGATGACGAGATCGCCGATGCGCAGCTGACCGACCTGTTCGAGCGATTACTAGATGCCAGGCTGAAGGACCGACTCAACGATGAACTGATTTCACGGGACGGCGCTGCGCAATTTGGCGGAACAATGCCCAGAAAGCCGAAAAGTTCGAACTTGTATCCTTCTCATCAGGACACAAGTTCGAACTTTCGAACATTGGTAGCGGGGACAGGATTCGAACCTGCGACCTCTGGGTTATGAGCCCAGCGAGCTACCGAGCTGCTCCACCCCGCGTCGGTAAATACAACGTTACCCAACGCTGCCGAATGCACCAAATCGTATGGTCAGACGGGGTTTTTGGAACCGGATGCCGAACTTGGCTGGACACAAAACTGCCCAACCCCCGAAGGAATTGGGCAGTTTTGTGATTGTTGACGTGTCGACTGGCCTACTTGGCGTCGCGGTACTTCGCCATGGCGTCATCGAGCTTCTGCAGCGCCGCGCCGTACTGGGCGAAATTGCCGCTCTGCTGCGCCGCATGCATCCCGTCGAGGGCCGCGTTGACATCTTGCAGGGCAGCGGCTTTCGCGGGCGACAGGGTCAGCGGGACGCCAGGAGACTGCATCGCTACCGGCGGAGGCTGCGGCGCCGCGGCAGGCGGCTGGACTGCCCCCGGAACGGCCGCGGGAGGCGGCGTCCCAGCCGGCACGTCGGTGGGGGCCGGACCTGTCGCGGTGGCACCCGCACCCGGCCCGAAGATGCCGTTGAGAGCATCACGGACCGTCGGGCCGTAGCCGACCTTGTCGTTGTACATCATCGCCACGCGGATCAATCGCGGGTAGGACGAGGCCGCGTCACTGGCGCCCGGCGAGGCGTAAACCGGTGCGACATAGAGCAACCCACCCTGGCCGACGGGCAGCGTCAAGAGATTGCCCCACCGAATCCGGTTCTGATTGTCCCGTCCGATGACGCCCAGGTCCTGGCTCACCGCAGTGTCGGTGCTGATCGCGTTGAATGCCAGTTTGGGCCCGTTCACCTGGCCCGGGATGGTCAGCACGGTGATCTTGCCGTAGGTGGCCGGATCCGAGCTGGCGCTGATGTACGCCGCCAGGAAGTCCCGCCGGAACCGGTTCATCGCCGTGGTCAGCTGGAACGACGACGAATCACCACCCGTGGCAAGGTCTTTCGCGACGATGTAGTACGGCGGCTGGAAGCTGCTGGCCGTCGGGTTCGGGTCCAGTGGCACATCCCAGAAATCCGACGTCGAGAAGAACGTCACCGGATCGTTGACGTGATACTTGGCCAGCAGCATGCGCTGGACCTTGAACAGGTCCTCCGGGTAGCGCAGGTGCTCGGCGAGTTCCTTGGAGATCGTCGACTTCGGCTTCACCGTGTCCGGGAACACCTTCATCCACGCCTGTAGCACCGGGTCGTGCTCGTCCTGTTCGTACAGGGTCACGGTGCCGTCGTAGGCGTCGACCGTGGCCTTCACCGAGTTCCGGATGTAGGACACCTGCTTGTCCGGCAACATCCGGTTGACCGCAACCTCATTCGAGTCGGCGGTCGC includes these proteins:
- a CDS encoding IS3 family transposase (programmed frameshift), whose amino-acid sequence is MPTESSSGKKPTSRRYSPDEKAAAVRMVRALRAELGTEQGTVSRVAHQLGYGVESVRSWVRQADIDDGYEPGVTTAESQKVKELEQEIRELKRANEILKRAAKFLRGGARPPTQEIVAFIDANRGDFGVEPIIIVLRTARVTVAPSTYYDAKARPPSARAQRDAVLGPALRQLWTDNYCVYGAPKLWKAARRDGHDVGRDQVTRLMRAAGICGARRGKRVRTTKPDPPAARHPDLVKRKFTATAPNQLWVTDLTFVPTWAGVAYVCFIVDAYSRRIVGWRVAGHMRTSMVLDALEMARWSRGNMLPDLVCHSDAGSQFTSIRYGERLAEIGAAPSIGTVGDSFDNALAETVNGYYKAELIYGPARTGPWKTVEDVELATLGWVYWHNTGRLHSYLGDIPPTEYEDAFCDAQRTDQLLVEIQ